The DNA window AATGGCCCCGGTGGCGAGGATGCCCACTTGCGGCTGGTTGATGATGGGCGTGCCCATCAGGGAGCCGAGCGAGCCGATGTTGGTGACCGTGAAGGTGCCGCCCTGCAGCTCATCGGGCTGGAGCTCCTTGTTGCGGGCCCGTTCGGCCACGTTCGCCGCCTTGCGGGCCAGCCCCGACACGTTGTAGTCCCCCGCGTTGCGAATGACCGGGGCGAGGAGGCCCTTGTTGCCGATGGCCACGGCGATGCCGACGTGGAAGTCGTGCTTGATGACAATCTTGTCGCCCTCCACGCTCGCGTTGAGCAGGGGATGTTCGCGGAGCGCCTCCACCGCGGCCTTCACGAAGAAGGGCGTGTACGTCAGCTTCACGCCCTCGCGCTCCCGAAAGGCCTCCTTGTTGGCCTCCCGGAGCTGAACCAGGCCCGTCACGTCGGCCTCGGCGAAGGAGGTGACGTGAGCGGACGTGGCTTTCGACCGCACCATGTGCTCGGCGGTCATCTTGCGCATCCGGTCCATGGGCTGCACCTCGATGCGGTCGCCGTACTGCTGGCGCAGCTCCTCGTCGCTCGGGCCCTCGTCGACCGTGTAGTCGCCGCGGGCGGGGGGGGCCTCGTCCGAACGACCGGGGCGCGGCGGCCGCTCGGGGGCGGATGCAGGGGCCGCGGGGGCCTCCTCGCGTTCGTCGAGGTAGGCGAGCACGTCCTCCTTCGTCACGCGACCGCCCCGGCCGGAGCCCTCAAGCGACTCCAGCTCGCTCATGCGAAGCCCTTCCTCCTTCGCGATCGAGCGCACGAGGGGCGAGTAGAAGCGCCCGTCGTCGCCGCGGCGCGTAATCGTCTCCTCGGGGGCGCGCTGCGGCTCGTCGGCGTCGGGCACCGCCCCGTCGCCGGAGGGGGGCGTGGAGGGCAGCTCCGCCTCGTCGGCCTCGGGGGCCGTCTCCTGCGTGGTGTCGGGCTCGTCGGACGCGGGGGGCTCCACCGATCCGGCCTCCGCCTCCGAGGCCAAGAGGGCCACGACCGTGCCGACCTCGACGGTTTCGCCCTCCTCGACGAGCTTCTCGGTAAGCACGCCCTCGGCGGGGGAGGGCACCTCCGTGTCCACCTTGTCGGTGCCAATCTCCAGAATGGTCTCGTCGATGGCGACCGCCTCGCCGATGTCCTTGTACCAGGCGACGACGGTGCCCTCGGTAATGCTCTCGCCCATCTTGGGCATCACGACCTCCACCTCGTCGCCGGAGGGGGCCGGAGACGCAGCTTCTTCTGAATCCGTCTCTGGGGGCGTCGCCTCCGCCTCATCCTCGGCGTCCGCGTCCGGAGCGGCCTCTTTCGCCTCGTCCGCGGCCGCTTCGTCGTCGGACGGCGCCTCGGCGGGGGGCTCGTCGTCGGCGTCCACCTCCGCGGCTGCTGTGTCGGTGTCTAGCGTTGCGATGATGGTTCCCACCTCCACCGTGTCGCCCTCCTCGACGAGCGTCTCCGTGAGCACGCCGCCCTTGGGGGAGGGCACTTCCGTATCGACCTTGTCGGTCCCGATTTCGAGCAGAATCTCGTCCTGCTCCACCTCGTCGCCGGGCTGCTTGTGCCAGGCAATGACGGTGCCTTCGGTAATGCTCTCGCCCATCTTGGGCATTTCAACGTCAACTTGTGCCATGATTTCGGTCGTGTGCCGTGCAGTGAGAATGCGTGGTGGCGATCCGGGGAGACGCCGTGTGGAAGGACTTCCAATGTAGGGAATGACGCCCACGAATCAAATAGTGGGACGGTTCTGGCGCATGTGGAAAATCGGAGGGTGCGGCAAGAAACGATGGCAAAAAACGGAAGAATCAGTGCTGGCGGTTGCGTTCTTCGTCGCCAGCAAAGATCCTAAAGAACCTTCGCACAGCGCAGCATTGCTAACGTCTTTGAGCCGCGGACACTGCGCTTCCGCGCCTGTCACGGGGCTTCTAATCCAGAAGCCCGTCTTTCCGTCTCGTTCGAGAACCGATCACAGTCTCTCTTCTGTCGTGAAGCAGTTTGTCGTCGCCAACGCCCCGCTCGTTGCGGGCATTGCCTCGCTCCTTGCGCTCGCCTTCGCCTTTTACCTCGTCCGGTACATCCTACGCCAGGATGCCGGCAACGAGCGCGTGCAGGAATTGTCCCGGGACATTCAGGCCGGGGCGAAAACGTTCATGACCCGTGAGTTCCGGTACCTGGCCATCTTCGCCGTCGTCGTGGCGGTGGTGTTGTACTCCATGCCGGAGACCGGGCTCCCGACGACGGTTGGGTTTCTCGTCGGGACGGTGGCCTCGGGGCTGGCCGGATGGATCGGCATGTGGATCGCGACCAAGTCCAACGGGCGCACGGCCCACGCCGCGCAGACCAGCTTCGCCAAGGCGCTGAACATTGCCTACTCGGGCGGCTCCACGATGGGCTTCTCGGTGGTGGGGCTCGGGCTTCTGGGCCTGGCCGTCATCTACGCCCTGTTTCCGGAGCACAGTCACGCCTGGCTCGGCTACGCCTTCGGGTCCTCCTGCGTGGCGCTGTTTCTGCGGGTGGGCGGCGGCATCTACACCAAGTCCGCCGACGTGGGGGCCGACGTGGTGGGGAAGGTGGAGGCTGGCATTCCGGAAGACGACCCCCGCAACCCCGGCGTCATCGCCGACAACGTGGGCGACAATGTGGGCGACGTGGCCGGGATGGGCTCGGACCTCTACGAGTCGTACGTCTCGGCGGTTGCGGCGACCATGTTCCTCGGCGCGGAGGTGGACTTCGCGGCGGCCTTCCCGAACCTCGGGTTCGAGGACCTGGGGCTCATGATTGCCTTTCTCTTTGGGGTGCTCGGCATCGTGTCGTCCATCATCGGGTACTTCTTCGTGAACGCGGGGGAGGGGACCGACGTCTCCTACGAGCAGCAGGCGGCCAACGCCCGGTCGGCGCTGAACCGGGGCACCACGGTCGCCAACGTGCTGACGAGCCTCCTCGCCCTGGGGCTCATCTTCTGGCTCGTGCCGGCCGGGGAGTCGGCCGCGGCGGTGATCGACGACGCAGCGGCCTCGATGGACGTGCGCTGGGCCCTCTTCCTGACCATCCTGTCCGGCCTCATCACGGGCGTCGTAATCGGGAAGGCGACCGAGTACTACACCTCCGAGTACGCGCCGGTAAAGCAGATTGCGGAGTCGGCCGAGACAGGGGCCGCGACGACCATCATTGAGGGGCTCGGCACTGGCATGTTGAGCACGGTAGTGCCCGCCCTGGCGGTGTCCGTCGCGACACTTCTGGCGTACTACCTGGGCGGCCTCTTCGGCATCGCGCTGGCTGCGCTCGGCATGCTGCTCACGCTCGGCGTGGTGCTGTCGACCGACGCCTACGGGCCGATCACCGACAACGCGCAGGGCATCTCCGAGATGGCCAACCTCGGTCAGGACGTGCGGGAGCGCTGTGAGGCGCTCGACTCGGCCGGCAACACGACCGCCGCGATCGGGAAGGGCTTCGCCATCGGCTCCGCGGCGCTGGCGGCGCTCGCGTGGCTGGCCACCTACTTCTCGGAGGCGGCGGCGCAGAACCTGCTGTCGCTGGAGGCGGGCGTCAACCTCATGAACCCCGCCGTCCTGGTGGGCCTGCTGCTGGGCGCCATGCTGACGTTCTACCTCTCCTCGGTCGGCATCCACGCCATTAGCCGCGGCGGGGCGGCCGTCGTCAACGAGGTGCGGCGCCAGTTCGACGAGATCGACGGCGTGCGCAGCGGGGACACGAAGCCGGACTA is part of the Salinibacter ruber DSM 13855 genome and encodes:
- a CDS encoding sodium-translocating pyrophosphatase, yielding MTPTNQIVGRFWRMWKIGGCGKKRWQKTEESVLAVAFFVASKDPKEPSHSAALLTSLSRGHCASAPVTGLLIQKPVFPSRSRTDHSLSSVVKQFVVANAPLVAGIASLLALAFAFYLVRYILRQDAGNERVQELSRDIQAGAKTFMTREFRYLAIFAVVVAVVLYSMPETGLPTTVGFLVGTVASGLAGWIGMWIATKSNGRTAHAAQTSFAKALNIAYSGGSTMGFSVVGLGLLGLAVIYALFPEHSHAWLGYAFGSSCVALFLRVGGGIYTKSADVGADVVGKVEAGIPEDDPRNPGVIADNVGDNVGDVAGMGSDLYESYVSAVAATMFLGAEVDFAAAFPNLGFEDLGLMIAFLFGVLGIVSSIIGYFFVNAGEGTDVSYEQQAANARSALNRGTTVANVLTSLLALGLIFWLVPAGESAAAVIDDAAASMDVRWALFLTILSGLITGVVIGKATEYYTSEYAPVKQIAESAETGAATTIIEGLGTGMLSTVVPALAVSVATLLAYYLGGLFGIALAALGMLLTLGVVLSTDAYGPITDNAQGISEMANLGQDVRERCEALDSAGNTTAAIGKGFAIGSAALAALAWLATYFSEAAAQNLLSLEAGVNLMNPAVLVGLLLGAMLTFYLSSVGIHAISRGGAAVVNEVRRQFDEIDGVRSGDTKPDYARCVDITTGAALREMMLPGVVVLVAPVVVGALPGLGVEALAGLLAGVLMSGFLTAIFMSNAGGAWDNAKKYIESGVHGGKGSEAHKASVVGDTVGDPLKDTAGPSLNVLIKLMGKVAVIFLPLFAYLLG
- the sucB gene encoding 2-oxoglutarate dehydrogenase, E2 component, dihydrolipoamide succinyltransferase encodes the protein MAQVDVEMPKMGESITEGTVIAWHKQPGDEVEQDEILLEIGTDKVDTEVPSPKGGVLTETLVEEGDTVEVGTIIATLDTDTAAAEVDADDEPPAEAPSDDEAAADEAKEAAPDADAEDEAEATPPETDSEEAASPAPSGDEVEVVMPKMGESITEGTVVAWYKDIGEAVAIDETILEIGTDKVDTEVPSPAEGVLTEKLVEEGETVEVGTVVALLASEAEAGSVEPPASDEPDTTQETAPEADEAELPSTPPSGDGAVPDADEPQRAPEETITRRGDDGRFYSPLVRSIAKEEGLRMSELESLEGSGRGGRVTKEDVLAYLDEREEAPAAPASAPERPPRPGRSDEAPPARGDYTVDEGPSDEELRQQYGDRIEVQPMDRMRKMTAEHMVRSKATSAHVTSFAEADVTGLVQLREANKEAFREREGVKLTYTPFFVKAAVEALREHPLLNASVEGDKIVIKHDFHVGIAVAIGNKGLLAPVIRNAGDYNVSGLARKAANVAERARNKELQPDELQGGTFTVTNIGSLGSLMGTPIINQPQVGILATGAIQKRPVVVENDGLGDAISVRHMMYLSLSYDHRIIDGAMGSSFLQRVVTELESFSADADLF